One genomic region from Magallana gigas chromosome 3, xbMagGiga1.1, whole genome shotgun sequence encodes:
- the LOC105324859 gene encoding glutathione peroxidase yields MILQVATLLGLLASPSLALIGKCSQPASDRTSIYDFTLPNIFKTGSINFADLRGKVVLVVNVATYCDHTPQFLGLNALQKEFGADLQIIGVPTDQFHYEEPGANGTEIMNGLKYVRPGNGFVPAFPLSDKTEVNGLHEHKLFTYLKKYCEPTDELFYPGLTYQGNKVHDIRWNFEKILVDKTGKAVKRYNVYVLPADLRDDIRAEIQKSDIKQGFPVLGSFLG; encoded by the exons ATGATTCTCCAAGTCGCCACCCTCTTAGGTCTCTTGGCCTCACCGAGCCTCGCTCTGATCGGCAAGTGTTCCCAGCCTGCATCAGACAGAACGTCCATCTACGATTTTACTCTAcccaacattttcaaaactgGCTCCATCAATTTCGCGGATCTTCGCGGCAAGGTGGTTCTGGTGGTGAATGTAGCCACCTACTGTGATCACACCCCACAGTTCCTGGGACTAAACGCCCTCCAGAAGGAGTTTGGTGCTGATCTCCAGATTATTGGGGTTCCCACCGACCAGTTCCActat GAAGAACCAGGCGCAAACGGAACTGAAATTATGAATGGACTAAAATATGTCAGACCTGGAAATGGATTTGTCCCAGCATTCCCACTTTCGGACAAAACGGAAGTAAATGGTCTTCACGAACACAAACTGTTTACCTATTTGAAA aaatactGTGAACCAACTGATGAACTCTTTTACCCGGGTCTGACATATCAGGGCAACAAGGTTCACGACATCCGCTGGAACTTCGAGAAAATTCTGGTCGACAAGACCGGAAAAGCTGTTAAGAGGTACAATGTATACGTACTTCCGGCAGATCTCCGAGACGACATCCGGGCAGAAATCCAGAAGAGTGACATAAAACAAGGATTTCCAGTTCTGGGGTCTTTCTTGGGTTAA
- the LOC105324861 gene encoding cytochrome P450 2J6: MDTILLSLIVGLLILFCLYFRKNRNLPPGPYPIPFIGNLILFKKDQRGYKAYTKLSEKYGNIYTLHCGSTLIIILNGYDAINEAFVKQADVFTDRPQLFVPLIGVSKGTGLTYNSDRPWKILRRFALQALRDFGVGKKSLEEKVQEEVNVVMETLTNSKGQPIRVKPLLLSAATNIICNVMFGARFQYTDDRFNELTDVLESIFRLNAPFAKENFFPFTRNLSGGKELISKRSAAIEKVKKYLAVTIKEHEESFDHDNIRDFIDLYIKASRDQTDPEIFTEANVYKVIVDLFLAGGETTGTSLDWSLLYMITYPEIQSKCQDEIDHVVGKNRPVGLEDKGRMPYLEATLLEIQRMANTLTFSLPHVAKKDTKLQGFDIPKDAIIIANLYSAHIDEKYWKDPEKFIPERFLNEDGSLRRRDAFIPFSAGPRFCIGEPLARMELFLFFTNLLQRFRFSMEDKENPPSLDGVQALTLTPLPYRLVALSR, from the exons ATGGACACGATTTTACTTTCACTGATTGTTGGATTGTTGATTCTATTTTGCCTATATTTTCGGAAGAATCGAAATCTACCACCAGGCCCATATCCCATTCCTTTTATAGGCAATCTAATTCTGTTCAAGAAAGATCAACGCGGTTACAAAGCTTACACAAAGCTTTCGGAAAAATACGGGAACATCTACACTCTTCATTGCGGATCTACTCTTATTATAATTCTAAATGGATATGATGCAATTAACGAAGCTTTCGTGAAACAAGCCGATGTTTTTACTGACAGACCTCAGCTGTTTGTACCTCTTATTGGTGTGTCCAAGGGAACag gatTGACATACAATAGTGACAGGCCATGGAAAATTCTCAGACGATTCGCGCTACAGGCTCTCAGAGATTTTGGGGTAGGGAAGAAGTCGCTGGAGGAAAAGGTTCAAGAGGAAGTCAACGTTGTCATGGAAACACTAACCAACAGCAAAGGACAACCAATCCGTGTCAAACCGCTTCTATTATCGGCGGCCACGAACATCATATGCAACGTCATGTTTGGGGCAAG GTTTCAGTACACTGACGACCGTTTCAATGAGTTGACGGACGTTCTTGAATCCATTTTCCGGCTGAACGCTCCCTTTGCAAAAGAAAATTTCTTTCCTTTCACAAGGAACCTATCTGGAGGAAAAgag CTTATCAGCAAAAGAAGTGCCGCCATAGAAAAAGTCAAGAAATATTTAGCCGTAACAATAAAAGAACATGAGGAGAGTTTCGATCACGATAATATAAGAGATTTCATAGACTTGTACATCAAAGCATCACGTGATCAAACGGACCCTGAGATATTTACTG AGGCCAACGTTTACAAGGTTATCGTGGACCTATTTCTGGCAGGAGGAGAGACCACTGGAACTAGTTTAGACTGGTCCCTACTCTACATGATAACGTATCCAGAGATACAATCCAAGTGTCAAGATGAAATTGATCAC GTTGTTGGGAAAAACAGACCTGTTGGTTTAGAGGACAAAGGAAGAATGCCATATCTAGAGGCCACACTTTTGGAAATCCAAAGAATGGCAAATACCT TAACGTTTTCCTTACCACATGTTGCGAAAAAAGACACTAAGCTCCAAGGCTTTGACATTCCTAAAGACGCAATAATCATCGCCAATCTGTACTCGGCGCACATTGACGAAAAGTATTGGAAAGATCCCGAGAAGTTCATACCCGAGCGATTTCTAAACGAAGATGGTTCTCTCAGACGAAGGGATGCTTTCATTCCATTTTCAGCAG GTCCCCGTTTTTGTATTGGAGAACCTCTCGCAAGGatggaattatttttgttttttaccaaCCTGCTGCAAAGATTTCGGTTTTCAATGGAAGATAAAGAGAATCCACCGTCATTGGATGGAGTCCAGGCCCTTACATTAACGCCACTTCCATACCGTTTGGTGGCGCTGTCGCGTTAG